CTCTGAAACAGACTCTGCTGTTGCCTTTTGCATGTGTAATAAAGTGAGAACTCAGTGAGTTGGTAGCTGCTGGCTGGATCTCATTACTGAAATGAATAAACCAGCACAGTCTGAGTATCCGGGATTATTCTGGAAGGGAAGACCTTCAATCATGGAGTTACATCAACCCTGAAAACATAGTTTGCTAATGAAAGGCTCAATTAGATGTTGCCCATATTTCATAGGTTTGGAAGTTGCTGAGAGGTTTAGATTTGAGGTATTGACCCACATCTTAAATGAGATCTTTAGTGTAGTGGTAAAGATATTTTGGGGGTAAAAATGTATTGGGTGTCCAGTAGGATCCAGTCACAGCTATTGAATCTCCTTCAGCTTTCCAGAACATGAATTCCAAGAGGAAAGCAGAGACTTGGAAGAGGAATCGCCGGCAGCTGGTGAGTAGGTTCCACCTGCTTGGAGATGTTCCTGCTGAGGTGTTGCACCCACATGGAACATGGATTTACATGGAAGTTTTTAATGCATCTGAGGTCTGGACAATCCTGAAAGGAAAAgattcagggatttttttaaaaagaagaggaatgACTCTAGTTTGTCCTTCATCCATCTGCTGAACAGCTGGTGACATATGTGCAGAGATAGCACTGCCATAATTATTTACATGGATATCTGAAGTTTCCTAGCCAAAACTATCAGTTCTTGCCACTTCCAATCTCACAAAGGTCTCTAAGGTGACCCATTCCAGGACACTGATACCCTTCCCTGTTTTTCTGGTGCTATTTTAAGACTCTTTCACGTGAAGATATTAATTTTGTCTCTACATATTTTGGAAGAAAGGCTTTAAACACCTTTGCTAAAGGATCTCAGAGACAATCTGGTGTCTTCTCAAAATAATCACTCTTGTTTGAGTTCCCATGTCCATGTCAGGCAGTTTTCCCTGCAGATGCATAACTGATGGTGTTTGTTCCAGGCTTTTTCTACAGTGGGAACTCCAGATTACATTGCTCCTGAGGTCTTCATGCAGACTGGATACAACAAACTGTGTGACTGGTGGTCCCTGGGGGTCATCATGTACGAGATGTTGATTGGTAAGgaacaggcagggcaggctggaggtGGGAATGGTGGAGCAGCACATCAGCTGTATTCATATATtcatagaatcccagactgATTTGGGTTGGAGAAgactttaaagctcatccctgtcaccctctgccatggcatGGACACcttcactatcccaggttgctccaaggcctgtccaacctggccttggacacttctagggatggggcagccacagctgctttggGCAGCCAATTTCTGTGCTTGGGGTCAAGTTCTCAGAGCATCCACTCCTTGCCTGGTCTCTGGTGTGTTCTGGCTTCAGGGATTAATTTTGCTTGATCCaagataatatttttgtttattttcaggtTATCCACCATTCTGTTCTGAGACTCCTCAAGAGACATATAAGAAAGTGATGAACTGGAAGGAGACCCTGACATTTCCTCCAGAGGTTCCAATCTCTGATAAAGCCAAGGATCTTATTTTAAGGTGCCAACCCCATGGTTTGCCAGTTAATACAGCactaattttcttgtttttgtgtTCTATGCCTCTCATGGCTTGTTTCACATGGAAAACCCTGATGCTACAAACTGTTACACCCATGCATTAAATGCTGCACTCCCTTGTCAAATACTTTTGTCTCTCAGGCCATTTAGTGGTTCCCTGACTAAACTGTGCTAAAAAGGAGTTCCCATGGAAGTGCTACTACTCTGGCAAAATGTTTCTGCTCCTTATTTTGCCTGCAGCCTTCTCATGGAAGGACACAAGTTCAATCCTTTTGACAGAGTTGACTTCTTGCAACAGCAATGATTTTGCCTTTGTATGCACTGGAGCATACAAATGTGTCCCAGTGCTTGCTGACTCATTTGTACTTCAGTATCTATTCTCAGGACAGAAATATAAATGTCTGTTTTTTTAGGCTTTATATGTTCTCCTCTACTCTGGTCCTGAAATAGAAAGGTCACATTATCCTGTTGTGAAGGAGTAGCACATCTTAACTGTGGCATTGGACATGACATTCCTGTACATAACTTTGTGTGTTGGTTTTGCTGTGGAAGTTCTTGGTCTGCTCCATTTATATGTTAAGAAACTGCAGCAGTATCAGTTCAGAAAGCTGTTCCATTTCTGGATGGAATGCTTTCGTTTTCATTCTCCCTTCATTTTCATTCTTCCTTCCATCCCAGATTTTGCTGTGAATGGGAGCACAGAATTGGTGCATCTGGTGTGGAGGAAATAAAGAGTAACCCATTCTTTGAAGGGGTTGATTGGGAGCACATCAGGTAAGATGCTTTGCAGAAAAGCAACTGCTCTTCTCTAGGGGCTGCTCAGGCCAGCCCTGgtctgcagcagggagcagctgactGGCATTTATCACATCCAGCTGTGGGTGAGAACATTTTGTTCTCTACCTGATGCTTGCTGAGGTTTAGGTACCTTCAGTCATGATTCAGCTGAGAAATGAAAGGTGGCTGAACCCTGCTTTGTCTGCCTTTGAAATCTCAATGCTTCATCTGCTCTTCTTGGCAGAGAGAGACCTGCTGCGATTTCAATAGAAATTAAAAGCATTGATGATACCTCAAACTTTGATGAATTTCCAGAATCTGATATCCTTAAACCAACAGGTAAATGATTGTTTGATTCTCTGTGTAAACCTTCCTCTTCTGTAGAATAATCCTTCCTGTTAGTCAGATCTTACTAGATACTGATTAATTTTTACCATGACCAAATAGCTTTGTGGTGCAGGGGTTGCAAGCTGGGTTTTGGAGGAGATGCAGGCTTGTAGATGATGTGGGAGTTGCCTGAGAAAGGGCAGctctcagaggcagcagagcttcCAGAAAGTTCAAATCTCAGCAGGGCCTGAGAGCCCAATGCTGCCAGTTCCCCTTGGTGCTGATTCCTGCTGGCACTTAGAGCAGGGTGGGGAAGGGTAGAACTCATGGGGATTTTTGCTGTGAATCTCTGAAGGATCACAGCATAGTCACACATTTGCTTCATGAGTTTAAaaacagaatcccagactggtttgggttggaagggaccttaaagctcatcccactccaccccctgccatgggcagggacaccttcactatcccaggctgctccaagcctgtccaacctggcctggaacacttccagggattggggcatccaccacctctctgggcaacctgtgccagtgtttcacAGCTCACATTgtaaaacatttcttctttctgtcaTCTGAATCTGCCCTCTTCTAGCTCACAATGCTTGTGCCGTgtcctgtgtcccagcagtTCTTTCCTGGGGTTGAAACACAAAGCTGCATCTgcatttaggatttttttttttcctttagaaacaTTCATCCAGTGTTTtgtatgaaaaaataaactctGCAGCTCCAAAGGATAATTAATTCTATTTCTTCTATGTCTTCCCAGTGGCAACAAGCAACCACCCAGAGACAGACTACAAGAACAAAGACTGGGTTTTTATCAATTACACCTACAAGCGTTTCGAGGGCCTGACAGCCCGAGGAGCAATTCCATCCTATATGAAAGGAGGGAAGTAACACAGCTTTACCTGGGACTTCTGAGCCATGGAATTCTGTTGCTGTACTTTGGGTTTATACCCATAAAAGAacttgttggttttttttaaagaaaacttgaGGGCTATCAACTCTTGGAGAAGAATTCAGGACCCTGTTTTGTTACACACCTGGTTGttattaaggattttttttccctgcaccATTGAAAAATTCCACATGTTTGCATcatctctgctgccagcaccttTTGCTGCTTCAGGAGCAAGagttttttttatattttttgccAGACTGTCTAGTCCATTGGGAGATGACAGCAAGCTTTCCCTTTGGCATTGCAAACCATGGAATTCTATAGGACTGTGTCCAGTCCTGCATTAAGTGACAAACTCACTCTGCCAATTCTGCCAGCACTGTTTGCCCAGTCCAGCTGAGGACTCCAGGacagaggaaacaaagcaaTAATTGAAGCTTGAGACAGACAACTCTCCAGGAAACTGTCTAGTAGAAGGACACAACTCAGATTGCCTTAACCTTACTTTGTAGTGCTGTTTTTGTAATGCTCCCTGGAAGCCTCTTCAATTGCATTTCTCAGCTCAGTCACTGTGGCCCCCAGTTCTGGTGCACTTTACTTTTGGTACTAAGTGACCCTCAagccatttaatattttttctaaattaaaaaattttgcAACACCTTTTCCTTCCTAAATAGAGGAGAAATGCGCCATTTCCTCCACTGAGCACCGagtttttcagtatttcagggTGGATCCATAAGCAATGCAGATAAACTACAGCTGGTCACATAAGTGGGTCTGGAATtagagcagagggagggaatTCCAGGAACCTGATCCTTGGTGGGCAAGTTGTGCACAGCTGGGCCAGCCCTGAGGCTtcccaggctgcctgctgctgtttctcagtttcctctgagctctgctgcatcTTCAGTGCTTTAAAGGCCAAAACCCAACTCCTGTGGCCtttttgctgttggttttgAGCAGAACAGGATCAGGATGTTGCTGATGGAGCCTGCCTGGTGTtccctcacagagctgctcttgctgtACCATCTGTACCCAGAGTGTTCCATGGATGGTGCTCATGGGGTCACTTTTGGGGCACTGGAACCCACCCTGTCCGCTCACTGATTGTTGCCTACTCTGTTTATAAAAGTACATTCAGTTCTGATCAGGGTCTCTCCAGGAGAGCCCCAAAGTGCCTTTCCTTGCCTAAGCCTCTCTCAGAACATGACAGCATTTTGGGAGGGAGGATTCTGCCTCAGCTGAGCTTTTcctgatttgtttttctaaccACAAGCTCCACGTTGTGCCCATTTGTAGTTAACTCTGCACTTGCAGGGGCAGGTGGCATTAACCCATAAGCCTGCATGGTTCCAGTCTGGAATTTACAAtcagatattaaaaatacaattcaGTGAGTTTTCTAAAAGTGTTTCTCAATTCAAACTTCTCTTGGTGCTGAACACTAACTGTGGAGTACAGACAAGACAAAGCTCCAGTGATGtctcacaggaaaacaaaaggcttCCAGGTCTGTTTAGTCCTGACTTTCTTGattagaaaatgaaacaaaatggatttgtagtggaactttttttttatataggTGCTTTTAGGGAATGTTTACCTAGATGTCTCTTGACTCGAGTGCCATCCCCAAGGCCTGGTGGGGGACTGCCAGTACTGTACAGAACTCATCAGGGTCCTCCCCTCACCACCCCTGTGCTTTTTGTACATGTCCTGCGAGTTCATGACTTGCCATAAGCAGTTCAGACAGCAGTTGGATCCTAGcaagctgaaatgcaaagccaGCCTTAATCAGAAGTCCCAGGATCTCTGTGGTCAGAAGGGCTCACTCGGATGGATAAGGGCTAAGGAAGGAATGACTTACAGGATCAGGCTTTCATCAGCTCATCCCTGCATCACATTCTGCTCCTTTTTGACTTTGCATGAAGGACTGATATCAGCTTCTCAAACTGTTCTATCTTTATCCTGCAGTTTCTTCTAGCCATTTGAAAATGTTGCCTTATAAACCATTGGAATTAATGtaagatctttttttttttttcaattcttaaCAGCTTAGTTACtgccttaaaataaaaacaaaaatcaaaatcctTTGAAGCTGCTGTGGATTAGGAACAAATGATTTTGAGATAATAGCTGCATTCTTAGCCCTTTACTGAAAGGGAccagcatttttatttataaataccAAAGATGAAGAAGCTAAACAATTTTAAGTTGTGATAAGTTGCTGTGAAAAACCAACTCTCTAGTACTGTGTATTGTGCATTTTTAGTGCTGTGTTTGAAGTGGGACCCCTCAGGTGTGTCACAGGAGTCCAAGGTGAAGTTTTCA
This region of Ammospiza nelsoni isolate bAmmNel1 chromosome 23, bAmmNel1.pri, whole genome shotgun sequence genomic DNA includes:
- the STK38 gene encoding serine/threonine-protein kinase 38 isoform X2, encoding MMEEEGLKDEEKRIRRSAHAQKETEFLRLKRTRLGLEDFESLKVIGRGAFGEVRLVQKKDTGHVYAMKILRKADMLEKEQVGHIRAERDILVEADSLWVVKMFYSFQDKLNLYLIMEFLPGGDMMTLLMKKDTLTEEETQFYIAETVLAIDSIHQLGFIHRDIKPDNLLLDSKGHVKLSDFGLCTGLKKAHRTEFYRNLNHSLPSDFTFQNMNSKRKAETWKRNRRQLAFSTVGTPDYIAPEVFMQTGYNKLCDWWSLGVIMYEMLIGYPPFCSETPQETYKKVMNWKETLTFPPEVPISDKAKDLILRFCCEWEHRIGASGVEEIKSNPFFEGVDWEHIRERPAAISIEIKSIDDTSNFDEFPESDILKPTVATSNHPETDYKNKDWVFINYTYKRFEGLTARGAIPSYMKGGK